Genomic segment of Alligator mississippiensis isolate rAllMis1 chromosome 6, rAllMis1, whole genome shotgun sequence:
GTTTGAAAGGTTACTGTGAAACAGCTTACGGATTTGCTCAAAAGGCATACTTTACAAAGAAGTGTAAAACTTGTTGAGACAATTGCTATTACACTGCACAGTGTCACATACAATGAGTAGTGCATGCTCTGTAAAGACATTAGAGTGGACCCTTATCAAAGCTATCATATAACCTTATACAAAGGATTGTGCCACTTAAACTAGTGCAGTAGTGATTTTTTGTAAATTCATAATGCTCTAGATTAATACCAACAGGGTTTTTCACAGCCTTttacaatacttttttttttttacacatgtaaCACTAGAAAACAGCAAATGGTATATCCTGACATGTCATGCAAAATACAACCAATACAGCACCATAGATGTAACAGAGACATTATCTAGCACTTCCCTCCAACAAGAAAAAGAACATAACAGAGACTGTACATTACATGATTTTACAGGCCATATGCTACAGAAGAACTTTAGAGGCAGTATCACTTTTGTAGATCTAAAAAGCTGCATTAGTAATTTTACAAAATCCTGCTCTTCATTTCTATTGTTGTCACTTCTGATTAAAATCCATGGCACAGTAATTATACTttgctacaaaaataaataagtaaaagttTAAGATGCTGATATGTTTATAAAAAGTGTTTGAAGTTATTGGAATTAAAAGCCAAAAGAATGAATACAAATGATGCCTTTCTAAAGAAATATAGTTCTTTGTAACAAAAGGATATTGCCTCTCATAGTCAGTTTCTCTTAGCTCCATTTTCTAATATTCTCCCAGAACAATTTTtcaacattcttttaaaaataacttcacTTTTAAAACACTGCCACTACAGCAATTTTTTAGTCTCTTCTCAATAAGAAAACAGAAACCATGGtggaaaaacacacacaatttGCCGATGTGCTACACAAATACATCGTCTTATTCAATTTAGAATAAAAACAAAGCTTACGATGACTAGAGTGAAAAAAGACAAATGAGTGGCCCATGAACTACACAGTAGTTTCATTTTTCCAAGGGCCCGTTTTGATATTTCCTGTACTGTCTGAACTGTATATCATGGCTTCATGCACATTTCCCTTGAGAATTCCATTGTGATTAGTTGTATTAAATGGCAATGATTGTGTCCGTGGATGCATCTCAAAATGAGCTGTATGGTGCACAGTGTCACTTTCTGGCATTTTAGCACAACTGTATATAACAGTACTTGCATCGCTACTTTCAGGTTGGTTGATGGTAGGGTATGGATCACTTTTTGCACAGCAGGCCCGTCTGTGCCCTGACTGACTATCATGCGTACTGTGTGGACTGTCTGTGTGTGAACTGTGGATGCTGCCATCAATACTTGAAGGAATGTGATAGGcatattctctctctcctgcagaCCTATGTCGACTGAAGTAACGTGGCTTAGTTCTGCTTTTCAGACATCTATGAATATGCATGTTAGGTCTGAAAGTTCCTTCATTGTGTACATGAATATGAGCTTCATCATCAAGAAGTTGATCACAGTGCATTTTTGCACAACAGGGTGTAACTGGTGAAAGGCAGTTAACATGGTTTTGAACAGCTTGTAGATTAGTAAGTTTGCAGTGACTAGCAGCTGGATGATTAAAAACAGCTGATTTGTTAGGACATGGTGACTCCTGAAGACAAGATGTATGAACCTGGGTGTCCCCATTGACATTAACCTTTGGGCGGACGTTAACTTGTACAGAGTATGTGTTTCTTCTAGATGGGCAACAGGACCACCAGCAATGCCATACATCATCTCTCTTTGCACAGTGATGAATGAGAATGAAAAGccccaaggtcacacagaaggCTCCATAGAGGCAGCTAAATATCATATCCAAGAAATGTTTTTGAGACACAgcaagtgctccaaaggtccaAGTGGCAGTAAACAGGAACAAAGTGAATGCTGCAGCTCGAAGCTGAGCCTTAAATGAGTGCTCATTTTCCAATAAGGAAGAAGAAATCATGGAGCATGATGCCTGGGCAACTGAACCAGTGTCCGTAATATGACTATGGCCCACTTCAGTACTTGCCAGTCTTTGCTGGTCTTCTGTCCTTTCCTTTAATTCATACTTGCGTTCTGGATGGCGCTTCAGCTGCACATAAGTGCAGAGAAAGTACACACAGGTGACTAACACAATGAATGCTACTGGCCCATAAAATGCACCGAGGCTTGGTTCCCATGCCATCCAACAACTGTGAACAACAAGAAGTCAAAGTCAAATATATTTTAAGACCCAAATTTGACATAGGGGACAATGCATTGGTTTTGGATTGGCAATATGATATCACCTTGGCGTAGGCAGATGTCTCCTTACTGTCAAGGAAATGATGAAATGCTAGCCAAGGGAGGAAAAGAATATGACTATGATGCCTTTAGATCATGCTCAGGAACACTGCAGTAAAACAAGACAtgctgtgtgtgctgaacttggAAATGTAAGGTATGTAACTACCTTAGAGCGTTCTTGTATGCAAAAGGGTAATATCTCTGTCTAGTGCAGCTACATGGTATCCATTTCTGGGTTTAGCATGGAGGATGTGCTAAACCTCGCCATCCAGACTACTAGCTCTCACTGACCCCTAGCACAGTCCAGATACAGCGAAATCATGAGCTTAAGATTTACTATTCTGAAACAATACTTCCAGTACCATCAAACAAAAATCTCCAATGAGACATTTTTGGATATGCATTTACCAATATTTTTACAAATAAACTAATACATTTAAACTCAATATAGTAAGGAGCCCAAGTGACCTTGTATTTATATCCTACTGAAAAGGCAACTGGGCTCCAAAACCATTAGCGTCTTTAGATGTCCCAGGCTGACTAAACATCATAGAGTATTACTTTACAGGTACTGCTAGTTTATATGATTAAAATGTGCATGTTAAAATGTCTCCTCACACAGTATTTCCATTTGTTGGAGTAGGACATAGGATGGATGTTCAATTTAGATAAGAAAGCAACCACAAAATAAACaggggccatgtctacatgagacactactgcacaatggttactgtgtatttatttactaATTGTTTATGCAAGTACTGAATAAAAGCACAGTAACctgagatactgtgcagtagtgccgacGAATGCCTTTcttgtgacactactgcacagtagcccaatactactgcacagcagcagtgcatcacagtttttgccactcaatgcagtagtatcaggctactgtgcagtcagcgtctcatgtagaaaCACCCCTGGAGTAACAGATAAAGATTCCCAGCATTATACAGGCCTTTATCATGAGTTCGGACACTTTGTACCACTCACTGGACCCCAAAGGTGCAAAGGCATCTAAGTGCAGCTTTTAGCTTCCTCCAGTTTCTGGAGCTGCTGGAGTCCTAGTTTCTGGAGTTGTTTTTGTTGTGAATTTGAGAAGGCTTAGACAACTTAGGAAACCTTCATGGCTGCTATATGTTTTTTGAACAGTGCAAAATTGCTGCAACATGGGTTGATATCCACATTGTGCCTCTACAATGGTCTACACTGAAGATAACAAAGCCATATCTGCTTTTAGAAAATTGTTTATTTACTCTGGGGCAAAATCCGGTAGATTGTTTGCTTGGCAGCATAGACTGTGTAAGCCTCAGCTGGCCACATAAATTGGCTGCAAGCTGACAAGAACTCTCCTGGGGGTGAATGGCCTAGGGAGCAATAGTGAAGGGAGACTGTGTGGATCTGCAGAGCTCTTCAGAGAAAGGATCATCTTTCTTACAGAGCAGCCTGGTACAGATCCCTTGACCCTCTTTTCTCTTCTTGCTGGGTACACAAGACTGCAGGAATTACTTTAAAGCTAAGGCTATAGTCATTCAGGTCATAGGAAGAGAAAGGTAATGGGGTCAATGCTCcttttctatttaattttaaacaaaacatcACCATTTCCTGGATGCCATAGAAGGCTGGAGTCCTGTCTGGACATCCACATGATTCCCATAGGGGGAAACCTTTGAGCCCTTCTAGTACATCTCCTCCATGAATCCTTGACTGATTTCAGTTTCTGAAATGTTACAGTTCTCTGCAGCCTGCATTGTCCCAATCATAGGCTCTTTCTAAGCCCACTGAGATTTAAGCATGGGAGGAGTCCATCCTTCTCCTGGAATTTGGAGGAatctgctgccttccccatgtCATTCTCCAGAACTCAATCTCTCTCTGTCTTATTTAGGATGAGAGACATCTCAATCTACATCATACCAATTTCATAAAGGAGAAAATGTTATGTATGCCCAGTATTTGGACCATGGGGACTACGAAGAGGGACAATACTTGATTTTCAATATGTTTTCATGTAAAACTAACAACAAATATATGTTAATTTAAAAGCTCATTGTTTTTTTACAGGGAAAGGGAAAAACATTCCTAATATCAGATATGTTCCTTCTAAAAAAAggttctctccctttttttgaaaaaaagactCCTCTTTGGCTTGGATTCTCCTACCATTTAGTAACATGGAAATGTCATCCTCCAAGGTGAAGCCCTCTGCCTTAACAAGGTTTAGATTAGTTGGGTTCTGTTTAGTGTGAGTTGCAATGCAACCACATTTAATTTGAGCTCTGATCTTTAACAAACTCACAATTTATTACTTATCTCAGAAGCACCTCCAGGAATATATATATTGTCCTTGTGACAGGTATGTTGAAAGACATCATCTAGGTAAATAAAGTAATACTAGTTTTTATTTGATGAGTGTGAAGCTCAGATTAGTGGGTatgctttaaataaaatatgaatgGTACGTCTTAGATGCAAAATGAAAACTGGAAGGTTCCCCAGTGGAACATGCTCTCAGGATGCAGTTATTTCAAGTGGAATCTCATCATGGATTACTTGAAAATCAGTTCTTCAGTTCCATAAAAAACATGTTAAAGTTACTACATCTACATTTTTATGTATTAACATTATTAAAAATGGAGAAGGCACATAACCCACTGTGATGTTCAATTTGcagctttcttttctctctaaCCCTCTCTCACCTGTGTCCTGTTTTCTGTACAGATTGTGATACCAGTATTGATTAGCTGTGATTAAAGTGATTAAAGAAGTACAACCTCTTTAATTGTGccaaaatgaaaaatgtcttACAGATTTATGAATATAAATAATCAAGTCTTTTAATACACTGTTGATTGTAAGTGATTGTCTAATTGGACATGTTTGAATAAATATGTTTTGAGTATATGACAGGGATGGTCTGAGTGGGTCCCAGGCTGAGAAGATGAAGTTGCTAAGGGTCTTGACTAATTTACTGTCAAAATTCAGTTCTCTGTGAAAGCTATTATAAAAGGCCAAATGTTATTATATCTTCCACTTCATTTTCAGATGCCTCTTTTCCAGCTCATATCACAGTTGCCTTCAGAGGTATGAGGCAGCATACTTATAGCACTGCAGAATTAACTGAACCTGACGCCCTGCAGAGCAGCAGTTGCACTGTATTGATGTAATATATTGATAAATGCATTAGGACACTGATCAGTGACACACACCTCAGAGCAATCAATTCCATTTGGCAATCTGAATCACTTCCTGTTCTGTTTTTATGGGGAAGCCTACTGGGATCCTTTTGCACTCTGTTTCCCAGGCAGTAACAGTTAATAATGCACATAAGGCACCTGAAACACAAATCTGTGATAGCCATACAGCCTATCTGTTTAGACTAGACACTAGTATGCATCTTGAAAacccaacatgttttatttctaaGGAAGAAATGTAAAGAGGGATTAAAAGCATCATCAGTATCTCTCTATAAAGCTATTTATTAGGTATTTGTAATTTTCATAGTTGCACTAAGCCTGAGGAAAGGGCATCAGATTTCTGCAAATGACATGTGGTCCGTTCAATGAGGTATGGTGCATCTGCCTCTTTTATGAGCTGGTAAAAGTGCACCTAGGCTTTGCATTATTGTGTTTGCAGTTGTTTGCACCATTAGCAATGAGAGTCATATAGTGAACACTTATGCTATCCATCGCACATGTGCAAAAACATTATATTTAGTCTTCTCTTTCCACTCCAAACAGACTTCAGAACCAGTCACTATTTGATCTTACTATTTTAAACTGGAAATTATATGGAAAATGAAAGCAGATATAGCAATTATCTGATTTTCTTGTTCCTGATGGGCTGATATAgtgagctgcagctggtgcagaatgtgGTGGTACACCTTCTAATGCGGGTGGGTCACTAGGATTACATAACGCTATTGCTCCAGAGTCTGCATTGACTTCCAATAGCTTTCCAGgcacaattcaaggtgctggttttgaacAATGAATCCCTACATGATCTGAGCCCTATCTGCCTAAGGGAATGCCTGTTTCCTTATCCCACATTATGATCTCTGaggtcagctgagagcaacctTCTTCAAGTACCAATAAGCCAAATCTACTTGGCAAAAGCTCATAGGAAGTCATTCTTGGCAGGTGATCCTCATCTCTAGAACACCTTTCCTTTTGAGGCCCAACAGAGCCTAAGCTGGCCATCCTTCAGAAGCATtataagaccttcctatttgacCAGGTGTTTAGCCAACAAAGCTAGGATAAGATATTGTTTAGGGGGTCTCTGTTTTATGTGGCTATTCTGGTTCcctttttaagtttctttttttttgttcttttgttcatTCTCCTGTTTTATGAGTTACTGTGTtctcttaggctaggtacagacattcaaggaagaatcgatctaagttatgcggcatagtttagattggtaatgaacagaacacacattcaccctttggggtggggggcaaatcttaaaccgggttctaccattttaaaaccagtctatgtgtgccgaacttctgttctgatacaggtatagactggatttgtgccctgaacttctgtgatGGGTTTAGagtggtttctgatcacttataccagtaaaaatgtaatgtctgtacctggccttactGTGAAATACACTGACACTTCGTTGGGCAGGGCAGGATATAAACCAAATAAATAAGTAAAGAAGcaatatatatgtaatatatatatatagttctgtgtgtgtgtgtgtgtgtgtgtgtgtgtgtgtaactttcAACAAAAGTACATGATTACCCTGAGTGAAAAAACAATAGGTCTAATTCTTTTCATGTTTatacaattttaaattaaatataattcCATTGATATCAGTGGAGTCAGAATTGTACAAACTGGGTAGTGAGTGAGCAGTATTGAATCCaaaaatgaagacattgaacTTTCACAGCCATTATTTCCTAAAAGTTACCATGGTCCTTGGAATCATGGAATTTCATCTTACACTCTCTCTATCCTTTATGATTTAATAAAATTTATCAGCATCAGATAGacatataaaatattttgttaaactATTTTTATTACAATAGCATATACTTACTATGGGGCATTGCCTTCATTTCCATAGTTATTGATATTCGTTGCCGCTGTAATCCCACAAATAATAAAAGGAACACCCCCACTAATCAGGTAAAATCTGTTAAGAGATaacaattaatattttaatttgcatGGCCTGCAATTGACAGTATTGTTTTTGAacagtttttctttcttgaagTAGTCATAACAAGACAACAATGTACAATATAGGCTAAGAACATTAAATACAATTTCTCTaagaagagaaaagcaaaggaatAAAATGTCACCATAAGCAATGTACCTTATAAAGCACCAGGGAAACAAGAATAGTGAGGACTCATCTTTAAATGGATCCATTTTGGAATTTATTCACATCTTCTTTACTAATAGTTTTAACAAATATAATTATAATGATAgcaaaactaaaaaataaaacctcAACTAATGTAAAAGTTATTTATACTTAACATTTGAAAAGCACTATAAATGGTTTACATCCAACCTAAAATTTTCTCAGTAGTTATTGTGAGAGATTCTGGGTCACAGAAATGGCTTCCCAGGTCCTGCCTGACAACTGAAACCAAGTTCAGTCAGGAGAAATGAGAAGAAACTGTCTTTTGGTAACAGCATTCCTTCCAAGCTGGGATGCCAAACTGTGATAGTTAGGATCATAAAGTCTCCCTTTGTCTACTGCTCCTAACCTGACAAGACTATTGGGAGAGTAGTATCACTAACAGTTTAAGGCCTCAGTCTTGCAAATGTATCCATGCATATAAATCCTCTGAGCCCTAGAACAGGGTCTAACAAAAGTCTAGAATAATATCAAATTTAATCTTTCTTTGGTGATTTCTATTAAAAGACCAGAGGCACATCATTTCACACGCATTTAACTGGTTAAACACCACTTAACTACTTAGAACCAAATTCATCCCAATAAGTGGAATTAATGATAATACTGTTCCAATTAAGCAGCAGCGATTACCATATACTATCATTAGGCTAAATCAGATTCCTAGGAGACACCCCTTTGAAACAGTCATCCAGCTTTATTATGTCCACATTCAGCAGAACAAACTGTAATAATGTTTTACATTTGTATAGCACCTCCTATCCCAAAACAAAGAGTAAATTATTCCCATAATACAGCCCTAGAATTCTGTGATCTCTGAGACAGAGATGAGCATCACAGCCCACTGGTGCAAAAGAAGCTAAAGTTCAGCTGAGGCAGGGAAAAATTTTGTTCAGTGCCACAGGGAGAACATTTTTAATTGCATAGACTTTGTTTTGCTCTTTAAAACCCATTCAGAAAACTTCTAGTTTTCAGAACATTGTCTGAAAATGCAATAAATGTCAGATAACTCACTTTATTTACAATCAGGATGAAGGTCTCATTTGAACCTGTGGATTCAGCAAGGTTACATACTTCAAATCACCAACCCATGCCCTCCTACAACATCTGAACCTCCATTGCTGCCGTGCACACATCCTCTCTCattgctttttcccccttctcttttcTCTGCAAAAAACAACAACTTGTTCTTCCATTGCCTCTCAAGTGTGGAAGGCAGTAACACTAAATGATAGGAAGAGAGATTTGATCTTCCTCAGGCAGAAGAAGATCCTTTTCCAAACTGAAGGGAAATCTCTTACTTATGTAACACAttgcgtgcatctacacatgcattaacgtggttagttaatgcacattaaatcaagTACCTCCATTGTGATGTCCTAGGAAAATGGGGCATCTATATACAAGTGTGGAGGCTGGAATTTGAGTgcatcagagcaaactcaattaactGAGTATGCTGGAtcatggcaattaccatgctcagcagcctcctgcatctcgtatATCAGTGTCCactcacttaaaaatggtggcaggggtactttatctaaagtttgttgaatgatTTTTGGTTCAAgcacccctgtcaccatttttaagcaaggggacactgatacacaagatgcagcagcacttaaattagagtggctcttggagcctctctaattgGAGTGCCGccatccccagagcatgtgtaaaagtgtgaagtattagcctatcttaatgcatattaactaaagagcatggtttttagtgatgctttaatgcacattaaaataggttaatgtgcattaaagcgcacgtgtagatgtgcccaattaTTATGCAAGATTATTTTCTGAGATCAGAAACTGACTTCTGTATTTTTCAAAGAACAGTGCAAATGGCAAGTAATCTTACAGGCTTTGTGAGCAGTAGTGTTACAGACCAGGGAAACAAGATAGTGCAGTTATGTTAAGTTCTCCAACATTACATAGCAGGCTAGTTAAAACCAAGACTAGAACCCACATTTACTTAACCTCCAGGACTGATTTCAGAGGTCACTTGTCAGGAAGAAAACTCCCACATTAAATTCTACATAA
This window contains:
- the ADGRA1 gene encoding adhesion G protein-coupled receptor A1 isoform X3, giving the protein MNPFGVVCHPCNASQAVTGNAVAVASVHLPQSVFSQSSALQSVDNSTCKLQFIVFRNGKLFPSTGNSSNLADDGKRRTVATPAVFAKIDGCSFGNLTSPLTIGLRHFERGIDPIAAFWDFDLLDGHGGWWGEGCHIISSSGNITTIQSTHFSNFAVLMELKTVLSFPQYPGEFLHPVVYACTAVMLLCLFASIITYIVHHSTIRISRKGWHMLLNFCFHTALTFAVFAGGINRVKYPIICQAVGVVLHYSTLSTMLWLGVTARNIYKQVTKKPQPCPNSDQPSYPKQPLLRFYLISGGVPFIICGITAATNINNYGNEGNAPYCWMAWEPSLGAFYGPVAFIVLVTCVYFLCTYVQLKRHPERKYELKERTEDQQRLASTEVGHSHITDTGSVAQASCSMISSSLLENEHSFKAQLRAAAFTLFLFTATWTFGALAVSQKHFLDMIFSCLYGAFCVTLGLFILIHHCAKRDDVWHCWWSCCPSRRNTYSVQVNVRPKVNVNGDTQVHTSCLQESPCPNKSAVFNHPAASHCKLTNLQAVQNHVNCLSPVTPCCAKMHCDQLLDDEAHIHVHNEGTFRPNMHIHRCLKSRTKPRYFSRHRSAGEREYAYHIPSSIDGSIHSSHTDSPHSTHDSQSGHRRACCAKSDPYPTINQPESSDASTVIYSCAKMPESDTVHHTAHFEMHPRTQSLPFNTTNHNGILKGNVHEAMIYSSDSTGNIKTGPWKNETTV